tatttatctcATCAATCTTATacatttaaacgagcaattcttgtatatatatatatatatatatatatatatatatatatatatttctgtgatctcggaaacggctctaacgatttcgctgaaatttggtatatgggggtttttgggggtatacaatctatctagattagtcttatgtttgggaaaacgcgtgttttcgagttttcatgcgtttttatttcgacgcagaatatggtcgctaatttcgtgttgtcggccactgtccgtttggtccagcgggttaagacgcggactgctaaacgagtgttacgggttcgaatctcgcccggtgactaaattttgtttttttttatatgttcaaatttatatattacaataaatagttataaccgagcaaagctcggtcgcccaggtactaaaagCTTAATTGTGTAGTAACAATTCATTAAAAGGAAAATTTGAACTATGTTTTTATGGAGAAACGATCCTCCATTATCCTGATTTTcctaaatcaaataaatacgatcaaacaaacatatattataaactaaaaacgaAACACATACGCTTGAAGATATCTGGCAGGACTACAAATGCATATATTGGATATGTCTATATAAAAGTATCTTTTATTTGACGACCAgcctggcctagtgagtagtagACCCTGCcaacgaagccgatggtcctgagttcgaatcccggtaagggcatgtatttgtgtgatgagcacagatatttgttcctgagtcatggatattttctttgtattttaacCTCTGTGCATGATAAGGATCCGTGCGTGAGAATACTGGGAATTTAaatctattattttttaatgccAAGGTCACTTTTTAATGATCAAATTTCACAGACCGCATACAAGgggttaagtatttgtatattgtatatatcgttgtctaagtacccagaacacaagccttcttaagcttaccgtaggacttagtcaatttgtgtaagaatgtccctataatatttatttaaaattatttatcaaaacTGTTAACATATACGTTTAAGCGTTTCCTGATTGCTTGGTGTAAAATCCGGCTTCCTTTACTCGTAGTTTACAAAGCCGCAGGTATAAAACAATCACATCCTTGTAAAACCGATTTGTTGATAAATAATACACACGAATAACATCAGCAACGTAAAAATTCATAGTGAAGCGTTTTTACAAAATACACTGTCATACCAACGATACATCGCAAGGGAATCACCAAAGAACATAATAGCAGCGACCACGTACTTACACCAAGACAATCAAAACGACGTTTGAGAATTTTACATCAACGAAGGGACAGCTTACGAGTATAGCATCATATATTATCGACTTCGAAGTATTGACATCCAGAACTGACTCAAAGTCTATAAACATAACTTAAATTACGACGCTTTCATGAGTTCAACCCCAATTCAGTAATGGAACTACTGCTCCTTATTATTCTTATAACAACAACCGAAACAGTTGACAGAAACACAATAGAATATTTTCAAAAGCATCAATGCTATTTAAAAGATGTGCTAGCCAGCATTCACCACAGTCCAAATCAACTGGCCGTCAACAGGAGGACAAACTCGCTGTATTTCAGCTCAGACGTCGACGGTGAATATGTTCCTGTGATGCTTGACATTGATAGTAAAGACCTCAGGCTCATCAAAGGCGTTAAGGACGCTTATGCTATAGCTAGCAACAACATCGACGACGAGATATACTTCGGAGGAAGCAATGGCATCCACAGATACAAACCTGTCGATAAAACTCTTACGAGCTTAGCAATCACAAATTTAGATATCTGGTGGCTATATTTCAAGAAAAACATATACTTCATCCAGTTCCCCCATTTAAATGTGTACGTGTACAAAGATAGAACGATTAAAGTGGTCCGCCAACTGAAAAACACGCAAGTGAATCAATTTGTTTTTGATAGAGAaggttacattttttttgtgaacGTGTCTGGATTGTACGGTGTCAAGAAATTTTCACACGAGCATGTCTTATTACGCGCTAAGCCTCAATTTCTAGGCATGGCGTCAGATAATAAAGGTGCAGTGTTTGTGAGCAGTGACAGTGCTATATACGTAGTGAACAAGACCGATCAGAAAGTTAAACGGGTAGTGCGGGTCCCTGGAGTGATGGCTATGGCGTTTGATAAAGAAAACCATTTGATCTACTCGGACGGTCAGGAGTTGGTGCGACTGTTGGCGGTAACCGAAACGAGTGAAGACGGAGACACGTtcttttgtaattaaattttgtgaCGTGTAACTGAAAATTGGATAGgaaaacattaaaaatgaaGTCGTATATTAGTACCATTGAGTATCACTATAGAAAAgtcataccaaacaatgaaattgtcgcaatcgcaacTTGTACCACGCAACAAAAATCTCGTAAGCGCCTAATTCATGGCACTTCGCTTCTTTGTTATCAAAACAACGACTCATGGCGCATactactggttctctgtgccggttctacAGGGTGAcattagccattggacaaaccctgaaatcccacgtagggtgacttctcaggaatgctctgacgttaatattttttttattacaacaaaagataaaaaaaaaaatttcgaacaaaagttatttacaataatcgacaacaaaaagaaacacactgtgttaatatttggcagtgtttttgacaatttgtacgaaatatttgataatgatgacatttttcaaaagtcagaagcttattagtgtcataaataaaaaagagaatcaaaaaggtcgaagaaggttccatactattctttgaggatattaccttaggagcaaCTAACACATACAGCTGCTCCAAAGtataaaatggtaatttgttaatttcttcgaaaccgcttgttatgatactttgtacactggttctaaacaCCCttatgcatatgtacatttcggctttgtccaactgctagggacacactgtatacgcagtaataatagttcaatgatTAATACCTGCTCGTAGTCatctaagcgccacttgcaccatcccactaacccatCGTTTACCCGTTAAATCGTTAACcgagtgtcaaattgtactggtaaccatgatAATTCCAAGTCTAACCGATTAACCCCGgattagtgggatggtgcaagtggcgccttagccatattatatttactttaagtCATATTTACAGTCTGCGCAATTTTTTTGACGTAAAAGCAAATGCAAGGCAGAAGAGACTTTAATATAATTCTTCTGAACTAGTTTTCCATTAAAATGAGTCGGCTACAGGCAATTCGTAACACATTTAGTCAGAATAATGTCGATCgatcagcagtggcagcatggtaccatttttatcgcttgtcgcttgttttgttttgtcgcatggtgacaaatgataatgaaccgaccatcttagccatgCAGGTGATGTGATACCCGTCACCTCTGTCACTAAACACTATTTGGGTCAAAATTTTCTTCGTTGGCTTGTTTTTTGGCCCCAAATTTAGTATTATTGAgatgatatttttttctcatggtaaatgtaatccacaactaaaaatatatgcaaTTAAATTCgtctttttcttatttatttgttaaaaaacagaaataccagcgtgacagagtggtcaaaaACAAGACAGCGAAAGGAATTTCAACTCATTTGATCAAATTCGTTTTTCTTTTGGATACGTAGCGTTAGTTTTCTTTATGGTTCTAGAATAAAACAAAGGTGATATTTGAATTTTTGTTACGACATTactcactttatcaaaaagATTGACAGCCAAAGCGGCCGCATCATCACCGacgcagtaatgtcgcaacaatAATACAGCTGCAGCTTTTTTGAAGAAATGGCTTTTGCTGGCAAAGCATTTCTTTACccaaaagcgactggtaaatatataaataaaataattaaataaattttgaaaagttatttattttctcaTCAAGTAAATAGTTTACAAATTGCCATCAGTGGTTGGGACTTCCTCTTAGGTGAATGAACCTGTATCAGGATGCCCCACTCCTCCATAACTTACAGTTTTGTTACTTAATTGTTGGGAAATATTGTacacattaaagttttatagctattttgttatatattctATTTGATAAGTGGTCTAACCTAATAGTAACTGGTAAAATATCGTACATGAGTCCCGAAAAACTCACTGGTTTGCACAGCCAGGGTTTGTACCCAGGACATCCGGATACGGCAAGTCGCATGCCCTTTTACGGGCAGAGTGTAATATGTAGTAAATCCATCAATATATAGAAATCTATATACAAACTTCGTGGGTGTCGTGCAATATTACCCACGACGTTATTTACGACGGGCCGCATAATTGGACGCCGACAAGTGGGTCAGGGTTCGAACCCGGGCAATCACTCTGCGTGACTCCACCTAGTCTATCACATAatacgtaggtacctataggGTTTGTAAATATAGGGTTTGTAATGTctggtataatttttttttgtatattttcattcaatataacaacattttgtatatttttaaagggtATAATCATTCATCACATATAATTCACATTTagtataacaacaaaatatatacacttaTTTCGTATATAATGCATTTAAtataacacttatttattataaaaatcataaggtataattaacTTTTAATATACAACTCATATTTTAACTAACTAGCAGTATAAAAAATTAGAGATGGTCAAAAGCCAAAAGAATTAATCAAATATTTGAGCGAAAACAAGAATACAAGGAAGATGAATTTCTGCAAGCAATGTCTTCTAATTTAAGATTAAAATGATATTGCaaagtttaatgaaaaaaaaaaaaaacattttttttgtatacattgCGTTTAGTTCAACCATCTTAAactcatttatattattatcatttagtAACAACACGCATACCCTTTATTCCAATATGATTATTATTCCACCACCGGTTCGTATTGAGGGTTGAGGGTACATATAACTCAGGTATAACCAGTTGTACCCagtaaaaaagtattgtttGATATTGAAGTGAATAAAATAAGTGGATATGTACCATAGTGTATTATTGTCATTACCTCGGATTTGCCTATTGGAAGGTTTCAATTTCCTGtaggggtcacagttctaacctaacctaacctatttttcTGATAGCAAtccgtttcttttttttatcaaattactgtaaagaaaagtagctactgtatgtaattgcatgatttctatagtaatttaaattatacttttttttcttatttaatgcatgttaattataagatgtatggttttgaaaagatgtgtcccgccgagtttcttgccggtccatattgggataccctcctccaattgaggggggatttaaatcatTTCGGGTCataggtgtagggttagagccggtgtagctttatttgacgtacataagcgcgttgtaatatgcctacttgaataataacctatctttatctttagggGTCAcagttcaaacctaacctaacctacattTGTGATAGCAGTTCGTTTCTTTAGGGTTTACAGTAAAGTTCTAACCTACCCAATTTTTCTGGTATTAAATTTGGAATTATATCTctaatacattatataaaaaaagttattctcACTGTGCTTTAGATAAAATGAGCGTTATaccatttgattattattagaaataagcATTATACTCAAAGAAcgttataataaatgttattcgATATAATGAACATTAtaagaaacaataattatacataatgtgaatatatcatttgttattttgtcaaacaataattatatcaaatgagCGTTTAAgcaactaatattatatttaaaaaaactagcGATCGTTACGCACCCGTACATGTATTATACAGAGGTTTATATGAAGGTACATACAGGTAACAACGCGTATTTATATAGACGATGATGAGGGCTGCCATTTTTGTACTCACCAGGTTGCGCCACTGTTGAGTAAGGTCTGAAGTGTCAAAGTCATTGTTATTATGGGCGCGAcgaagt
This Cydia pomonella isolate Wapato2018A chromosome 16, ilCydPomo1, whole genome shotgun sequence DNA region includes the following protein-coding sequences:
- the LOC133526508 gene encoding ommochrome-binding protein-like; this translates as MELLLLIILITTTETVDRNTIEYFQKHQCYLKDVLASIHHSPNQLAVNRRTNSLYFSSDVDGEYVPVMLDIDSKDLRLIKGVKDAYAIASNNIDDEIYFGGSNGIHRYKPVDKTLTSLAITNLDIWWLYFKKNIYFIQFPHLNVYVYKDRTIKVVRQLKNTQVNQFVFDREGYIFFVNVSGLYGVKKFSHEHVLLRAKPQFLGMASDNKGAVFVSSDSAIYVVNKTDQKVKRVVRVPGVMAMAFDKENHLIYSDGQELVRLLAVTETSEDGDTFFCN